In Dromiciops gliroides isolate mDroGli1 chromosome 5, mDroGli1.pri, whole genome shotgun sequence, the following are encoded in one genomic region:
- the POLR1F gene encoding DNA-directed RNA polymerase I subunit RPA43, producing the protein MAAAGAASAAALGPGSALQLPTFATACALVKPGSCLSVGPHRRHVALAPRFLDRKRSGLRQQLDRELLRYSESLQGVPVAYDNLKIVGELGDIYDDQGHIHLNVEADFVIFCPERGQKLLGTVNKVAPSHLGCLVHGCFNASIPKPEHMPMEQWQNLHFNVGDELEFEVSRLDSDAAGVFCIRGTLIVSSLPPRDPALARGSGDVGDEMEPGAGGEKPRKKSMKAPKQLRADCGPTPVATPSDVAEAAETGPPSYEAVNGLCEEQEPRTKKKYRPEELEQDPLVHASDSSGYQSDQQKKKRKRKKHSEDPESPAAPEEPRPKKKKKKEKEKEKEKE; encoded by the exons ATGGCGGCGGCGGGTGCTGCGAGTGCCGCGGCCTTGGGCCCTGGCTCGGCCCTCCAGCTGCCCACCTTCGCGACCGCCTGCGCGCTCGTGAAGCCCGGCTCGTGCCTGAGCGTGGGCCCGCACCGGCGGCACGTGGCGCTGGCGCCGCGCTTCCTGGACCGCAAGCGGAGCGGCCTCCGGCAGCAGCTGGACCGGGAGCTGCTGCGCTACTCGGAGAG CCTGCAGGGCGTCCCCGTGGCCTATGACAACCTGAAGATCGTGGGGGAGCTGGGGGACATCTACGACGACCAGGGCCACATCCACCTCAACGTCGAGGCCGACTTCGTCATCTTCTGCCCCGAGCGGGGCCAGAAGCTCCTG GGTACAGTCAATAAGGTTGCTCCCAGCCACCTGGGCTGCTTGGTGCACGGCTGTTTCAATGCCTCCATCCCCAAGCCGGAGCACATGCCCATGGAGCAGTGGCAGAACCTGCATTTCAATGTGGGAGACGAGCTCGAGTTTGAAGTATCTCGCCTGGACTCAGACGCCGCCGGAGTCTTCTGCATTCGGGGAACACTCATCGTCAGCAG CTTGCCGCCCAGGGACCCTGCACTTGCCAGAGGATCCGGGGACGTCGGCGATGAGATGGAGCCTGGAGCAGGGGGAGAGAAGCCAAGGAAGAAGAGCATGAAGGCCCCAAAGCAGCTCCGTGCAGACTGTGGTCCCACGCCAGTTGCCACGCCTTCAGACGTGGCGGAGGCAGCAGAGACTGGGCCTCCATCCTACGAGGCTGTAAATGGGCTGTGTGAGGAGCAGGAGCCCCGGACGAAGAAGAAGTACCGCCCAGAGGAGCTGGAGCAGGACCCTCTGGTGCACGCCAGTGACTCGAGTGGCTACCAGAGTGACcagcagaagaagaaaagaaagaggaagaagcacAGTGAGGATCCCGAGAGCCCTGCGGCCCCTGAAGAGCCGCGacctaagaagaagaagaagaaggagaaggagaaggagaaggagaaggagtga